Proteins from a genomic interval of Brachybacterium vulturis:
- a CDS encoding carbohydrate ABC transporter permease, with product MSLNTTAMPDATVATIEESPQPPPRRRRLKRSERLALIVGVFILLPIALVWVYPFIWVFSSSLKSNSEIFGSLNPFTSTLHLDNYVRAWREADMGRYLLNTIFVTGMSIVISVTVNALLGYVLGRYTFPGKKVIYGLLALVVFLPQGYTVIPIFDLIDSLGLSGSLWGITLAEAGGVSVIVVLLFAGYFAQLPKELEEAATMDGAGFLRIFAQVYLPLAKPVLATAVILQFMHAWNDFLLPLVLTLSQPDLRTLAVGIYSLQNQYFSDWGMMSAASTIALLPIIIVFIVLQKYFIESFSGAVKG from the coding sequence ATGAGCCTGAACACCACCGCGATGCCGGACGCGACAGTCGCCACGATCGAGGAGTCGCCGCAGCCCCCGCCCCGCCGACGGCGCCTCAAGCGCTCCGAACGGCTCGCGCTGATCGTCGGCGTGTTCATCCTGCTGCCGATCGCGCTGGTCTGGGTCTACCCCTTCATCTGGGTGTTCTCCAGCTCGTTGAAGTCGAACTCGGAGATCTTCGGGTCCTTGAACCCGTTCACCTCGACCCTCCACCTGGACAACTACGTCCGCGCCTGGCGCGAGGCCGACATGGGCCGCTACCTCCTGAACACGATCTTCGTGACCGGGATGTCGATCGTGATCTCCGTGACGGTGAACGCCCTGCTCGGATATGTCCTGGGCCGCTACACCTTCCCGGGGAAGAAGGTCATCTACGGGCTGCTCGCACTGGTCGTGTTCCTCCCGCAGGGATACACCGTGATCCCGATCTTCGACCTGATCGACAGCCTGGGACTCTCGGGCAGCCTCTGGGGCATCACGCTCGCCGAGGCAGGCGGCGTGAGCGTGATCGTCGTGCTCCTCTTCGCCGGCTACTTCGCGCAGCTCCCCAAGGAGCTCGAGGAGGCGGCGACCATGGACGGGGCGGGGTTCCTCCGCATCTTCGCGCAGGTCTATCTCCCGCTGGCGAAGCCCGTCCTCGCCACGGCGGTCATCCTGCAGTTCATGCACGCCTGGAACGACTTCCTGCTCCCCCTGGTGCTCACGCTCTCCCAGCCGGATCTGCGTACGCTCGCGGTGGGCATCTACAGCCTCCAGAACCAGTACTTCAGCGACTGGGGCATGATGTCGGCCGCGTCGACGATCGCCCTGCTGCCGATCATCATCGTGTTCATCGTCCTCCAGAAGTATTTCATCGAGTCCTTCTCCGGCGCAGTGAAAGGTTGA
- a CDS encoding arylsulfatase yields MTTPSPERPHIILVCVDEMRADAMGVAGNDHIDTPNLDDMARGGYRFTRAYSATPTCVPARVAMFTGRSPALHGRYGYREGISFPDAYPVTLQSTLGEAGYQTFGVGKMHVFPDRARCGFDEVLLHDGFLHTSRRLSRGPSARIDDYVEFLRRESGDPRADYQETGIGCNAMTARPWERQERLHPTRWVADESFRFLERRDPTRPFFLYMSFHRPHAPFDPPQWLWDKYRGRQFPPRPVGEWVSRFDEHRRDFGSESEFGAQKESTHQQVRAGYYGSIEFIDLQLNRLKETLSDQGLLEDTVIVFVSDHGDMMGDHDMYRKSVGYEGSSRVPLVMHVPPRWREGWGAPGEVAGIAELRDLMPTMLGLAGVEVPNGLDGSDLRAATAGGTVRDHLHGEHLIGSLGRHSMQWIRSERFKYVWFSGDGHEQLFDLETDPCEERDLADSAEHAEELARHRALLVEALTGREEGFVADGALVSGRPVQSEAAWVREFARL; encoded by the coding sequence GTGACCACCCCCTCCCCCGAACGGCCCCACATCATCCTGGTCTGCGTCGACGAGATGCGCGCCGATGCGATGGGCGTCGCCGGCAACGACCACATCGACACCCCGAACCTCGACGACATGGCGCGGGGCGGGTACCGGTTCACGCGGGCCTATTCCGCCACCCCCACATGCGTGCCCGCGCGCGTCGCGATGTTCACCGGGAGGTCCCCCGCCCTGCACGGCCGCTACGGCTACCGGGAGGGGATCTCCTTCCCCGACGCGTATCCGGTGACGCTGCAGTCCACGCTGGGGGAGGCCGGCTACCAGACCTTCGGCGTGGGGAAGATGCATGTGTTCCCCGACCGGGCGCGGTGCGGCTTCGACGAGGTGCTGCTGCACGACGGGTTCCTGCACACCTCACGGCGGCTCAGCCGCGGCCCGTCGGCCCGGATCGACGACTACGTGGAGTTCCTGCGTCGCGAGAGCGGTGATCCGCGTGCCGATTACCAGGAGACCGGGATCGGGTGCAATGCGATGACGGCCCGACCCTGGGAGCGTCAGGAGCGGCTGCATCCCACCCGCTGGGTGGCCGATGAGTCCTTCCGCTTCCTCGAGCGGCGCGATCCCACCCGGCCGTTCTTCCTCTACATGTCCTTCCATCGGCCGCATGCGCCGTTCGATCCCCCGCAGTGGCTCTGGGACAAGTACCGCGGCCGGCAGTTCCCGCCTCGTCCTGTCGGTGAGTGGGTCTCCCGCTTCGATGAGCATCGCCGAGATTTCGGCTCCGAGTCCGAGTTCGGGGCGCAGAAGGAGAGCACCCACCAGCAGGTGCGGGCCGGCTACTACGGCTCGATCGAATTCATCGACCTGCAGCTGAACCGGCTGAAGGAGACGCTCTCGGATCAGGGCCTGCTCGAGGACACCGTGATCGTGTTCGTCTCCGATCACGGCGACATGATGGGCGACCACGACATGTACCGGAAGTCCGTGGGCTACGAGGGCTCCTCCCGGGTGCCGCTGGTGATGCATGTCCCGCCGCGCTGGCGCGAGGGCTGGGGAGCACCGGGAGAGGTCGCCGGGATCGCCGAGCTGCGGGACCTGATGCCGACGATGCTGGGGCTGGCCGGCGTCGAGGTGCCGAACGGTCTGGACGGCAGCGATCTGCGCGCGGCCACAGCCGGCGGCACGGTGCGCGACCATCTGCACGGTGAGCATCTGATCGGCTCGCTGGGGCGGCACTCGATGCAGTGGATCCGGTCCGAGCGCTTCAAGTACGTGTGGTTCTCCGGTGACGGGCACGAGCAGCTCTTCGATCTCGAGACCGATCCGTGCGAGGAGCGGGACCTGGCCGACTCGGCGGAGCATGCGGAGGAGCTGGCACGTCATCGCGCGCTGCTCGTCGAGGCGCTGACGGGGCGCGAGGAGGGCTTCGTGGCCGACGGCGCGCTGGTATCGGGACGGCCGGTGCAGTCCGAGGCGGCGTGGGTGCGGGAGTTCGCGCGGCTCTGA
- a CDS encoding PD-(D/E)XK nuclease family protein: MRIEFGWSLDGASWADAASGGAAGQVRMGPRGLLGLLQTRLGLTRPAVDPALRVAQYLRLIEQCGEDGFWPARSFALDPWSTARQLLRWRDAAVEAGWRPGAGAEAGAEGADLPPRLAALAAVERGAVVGMLGTVDADGNPATLTPGAADDLAEVVAELEREETGWPLGIDRLVAAEDPASLPGLWPRLLTLLGEAGVVVTRAEDRDGARPEVVVVQCRDEWTAADVATRYLSAGPPEGLHLLATTDTAVLDAALHRRGLPAVGAVQGSTDRASHQVLGLYLDVATAPVDVHQLAALLDLRVLPAFEPEGDPVGLVPAPVRRALLRALASEPGVGGPAWRQALTRLEEREDAARVMVSAREIDRLVTDPLPADALVPEALSTRLGWLADRLRAVGHRDGDLRASLTQVQTLRQVLGMLDPTTPLSRRTLQQVIDACGGEGGSALARAEVAGWTVTTRPAQLSATGGTVLWWGPEADEVSPPMDWDRGEAAALTAGGAHLLEPEILASLRVEAGIAGLAGAETVIAVLPGRRLEDAARPSSLLARLETDAGRSEQDRLTPESLLDGDRWSLAGRSLEVRRPAEEHPSPDTSASRTTGNLTHLLPSRVSYSQLDTLIACPHHWVLQYALGIRPASVAALPTGPRMIGTLVHAVVETLVQERGRSLTPPSAERIGEVFDQLVPQLASELDLPGRAAERAEIRSRARRSLTELFGRTAAAGLQITGTETRFELPLELPLATGPHPVLLAGSRDVDALDAAGRPLILDLKWTSSLRRYADLFDSGDAIQLATYAWSLAQEEAGPAEPAEPAGVGYFLLRSGEFVAADPALDPHRRPPMDVDDAWQRMLASASEALDEIAAGQVRLGCRSLLDQAGLEADATYAKRRTAIGKAREAARGRGRVLVEDHCGIGDYAQLCGLIGDGR, from the coding sequence ATGCGGATCGAGTTCGGCTGGTCCCTCGACGGCGCCTCCTGGGCCGACGCCGCCTCCGGCGGGGCGGCCGGGCAGGTGCGGATGGGCCCGCGCGGGCTCCTCGGTCTGCTGCAGACCCGGCTGGGGCTGACCCGGCCGGCCGTGGATCCGGCTCTCCGCGTCGCCCAGTACCTGCGGCTCATCGAGCAGTGCGGCGAGGACGGGTTCTGGCCCGCACGATCCTTCGCGCTCGATCCGTGGAGCACCGCCCGGCAGCTGCTCCGCTGGCGCGACGCCGCGGTGGAGGCCGGCTGGCGCCCGGGTGCGGGCGCGGAGGCGGGTGCGGAGGGTGCAGACCTGCCGCCACGGCTCGCCGCTCTGGCCGCGGTGGAGCGCGGCGCGGTGGTGGGGATGCTCGGCACGGTCGACGCCGACGGGAATCCCGCGACGCTCACTCCGGGGGCGGCGGACGACCTCGCCGAGGTGGTCGCCGAGCTCGAGCGCGAGGAGACCGGCTGGCCGCTCGGGATCGACCGCCTGGTCGCGGCGGAGGATCCGGCGAGCCTGCCCGGGCTGTGGCCGCGCCTGCTGACGCTGCTGGGCGAGGCCGGGGTCGTGGTCACGCGGGCGGAGGACCGGGACGGAGCTCGGCCAGAGGTGGTCGTGGTCCAGTGCCGTGATGAGTGGACCGCGGCGGATGTCGCCACCCGCTACCTCTCCGCGGGGCCCCCCGAGGGGCTGCACCTGCTGGCCACCACGGACACCGCCGTGCTCGACGCCGCCCTGCACCGCCGGGGCCTGCCCGCCGTGGGTGCTGTGCAAGGATCCACCGATCGCGCCTCCCACCAGGTGCTGGGGCTGTATCTCGATGTCGCGACCGCCCCGGTGGACGTGCACCAGCTCGCCGCGCTGCTGGATCTGCGGGTGCTGCCCGCGTTCGAGCCGGAGGGGGATCCGGTCGGGCTGGTCCCCGCCCCGGTGCGCAGGGCCCTGCTGCGCGCCCTGGCGAGCGAGCCCGGGGTGGGCGGACCGGCCTGGCGCCAGGCCCTCACCCGGCTCGAGGAGCGTGAGGACGCGGCGAGGGTGATGGTCTCCGCCCGCGAGATCGATCGCCTGGTGACCGACCCGCTCCCGGCCGATGCCCTGGTCCCGGAGGCGCTGTCCACCCGCCTGGGCTGGCTCGCGGACCGGCTGCGCGCCGTCGGCCACCGCGACGGCGACCTGCGGGCGAGCCTCACCCAGGTGCAGACGCTGCGCCAGGTGCTCGGGATGCTCGACCCCACGACCCCGCTCAGCCGCCGCACGCTGCAGCAGGTCATCGACGCCTGCGGCGGCGAAGGCGGCTCGGCCCTCGCGCGCGCGGAGGTCGCGGGATGGACCGTGACCACGCGCCCCGCCCAGCTGTCCGCGACCGGCGGCACCGTGCTGTGGTGGGGTCCGGAGGCCGATGAGGTCTCACCTCCCATGGACTGGGACCGGGGCGAGGCGGCGGCGCTGACCGCGGGCGGAGCCCACCTGCTGGAGCCCGAGATCCTCGCCTCCCTGCGGGTCGAGGCCGGGATCGCAGGGCTGGCCGGGGCGGAGACCGTGATCGCGGTGCTGCCGGGGCGGCGGCTCGAGGATGCCGCACGGCCCAGCAGCCTGCTCGCCCGCCTCGAGACCGATGCCGGGCGCTCGGAGCAGGACCGGCTCACCCCGGAGTCGCTGCTGGACGGCGACCGCTGGTCCCTCGCCGGCCGCAGCCTGGAGGTGCGCAGGCCCGCCGAGGAGCATCCCTCCCCCGACACCTCCGCGTCGCGCACGACGGGGAACCTCACGCACCTGCTGCCCAGCCGCGTCTCGTACAGCCAGCTCGACACGCTCATCGCCTGCCCGCACCACTGGGTGCTGCAGTACGCGCTGGGGATCCGCCCGGCCTCCGTCGCCGCCCTGCCCACCGGGCCGCGGATGATCGGCACCCTGGTGCACGCGGTCGTGGAGACTCTGGTGCAGGAGCGCGGCCGATCGCTGACGCCGCCGTCGGCCGAGCGCATCGGCGAGGTCTTCGACCAGCTCGTCCCGCAGCTCGCCTCCGAGCTGGACCTCCCCGGTCGCGCCGCCGAGCGCGCCGAGATCCGCAGCCGGGCCCGCCGCTCCCTCACCGAGCTGTTCGGGCGCACCGCCGCGGCGGGCCTGCAGATCACCGGCACCGAGACCCGCTTCGAGCTGCCGCTGGAGCTGCCGCTGGCCACCGGGCCGCATCCGGTCCTCCTCGCCGGCTCGCGGGACGTCGATGCTCTCGACGCCGCCGGGAGACCGCTGATCCTGGACCTGAAATGGACCAGCAGCCTGCGCCGCTACGCGGATCTCTTCGACAGCGGGGACGCGATCCAGCTCGCCACCTACGCGTGGTCCCTCGCCCAGGAGGAGGCGGGACCGGCTGAACCTGCTGAGCCTGCTGGGGTGGGCTACTTCCTGCTGCGCAGCGGGGAGTTCGTCGCCGCGGATCCGGCCCTGGATCCGCACCGCCGCCCGCCGATGGACGTCGACGACGCCTGGCAGCGGATGCTCGCCAGCGCCTCCGAGGCGCTCGACGAGATCGCCGCGGGGCAGGTGCGGCTCGGCTGCCGGAGCCTGCTCGACCAGGCCGGCCTGGAGGCCGATGCGACCTATGCCAAGCGCCGCACCGCGATCGGGAAGGCGCGCGAGGCCGCCCGCGGGCGGGGACGAGTGCTGGTCGAGGACCACTGCGGCATCGGAGACTACGCCCAGCTGTGCGGGCTGATCGGAGACGGACGATGA